A single genomic interval of Spirosoma taeanense harbors:
- a CDS encoding GDSL-type esterase/lipase family protein yields MKLRLVFFLIAIPLLFGGCKKLLINPAKRIACIGTSITDGYVLPVEQTYPYQLQLLTNSPDKVLNYGVGGCTVLKKGDRPYWQAEKYQFALQWKPTTVIIEFGTNDSKKQNWQYKDEFKSDYLALINSFRKLSSSPKIYICIPTPAFRENFEIQPDVVKNEIVPLVYEIARENNLPIIDFNKLMLDHSELFPDGIHPNAEGAALLAKEVHKVISAN; encoded by the coding sequence ATGAAGCTGAGACTTGTCTTCTTTTTAATTGCCATACCGCTACTTTTTGGAGGATGCAAAAAACTGCTGATCAACCCCGCCAAACGGATTGCCTGTATTGGTACCAGCATCACCGATGGCTACGTGCTGCCCGTTGAACAGACCTACCCCTATCAGCTCCAGTTACTGACCAACTCGCCCGACAAAGTCCTGAATTATGGCGTTGGCGGCTGTACGGTCCTGAAAAAAGGCGACCGGCCCTACTGGCAGGCCGAGAAATATCAGTTTGCTCTTCAGTGGAAACCCACGACCGTTATTATCGAGTTTGGCACCAACGACTCTAAGAAACAGAACTGGCAATACAAAGACGAGTTCAAGAGCGATTATCTGGCCCTGATCAACTCGTTCAGGAAACTGTCCAGCTCTCCCAAGATCTATATCTGCATCCCAACGCCTGCTTTTCGCGAGAATTTTGAGATTCAGCCGGACGTAGTGAAGAATGAAATCGTTCCGCTGGTTTATGAGATTGCCAGAGAGAACAACCTGCCGATTATCGATTTTAATAAGCTGATGCTCGATCATAGCGAGCTTTTCCCGGACGGCATTCACCCGAATGCGGAAGGAGCGGCCTTATTAGCGAAAGAAGTGCATAAAGTTATCTCGGCAAACTAA